In one Paracoccus everestensis genomic region, the following are encoded:
- the ykgO gene encoding type B 50S ribosomal protein L36, translating to MKVRNSLRSLKSRHRDCQVVRRKGRIYVINKTNRRFKARQG from the coding sequence ATGAAGGTTCGCAATTCGCTCCGCTCGCTGAAAAGCCGGCACCGCGACTGTCAGGTGGTGCGTCGCAAGGGCCGCATTTACGTGATCAACAAGACCAACCGCCGCTTCAAGGCCCGCCAGGGCTGA
- a CDS encoding peroxiredoxin, with translation MSLRINDIAPDFTAPSTEGEIRFHDWLGDSYAVIFSHPRDFTPVCTTEFGAVAQLIPEFEKRGTKVLGVSVDSVEDHGKWKRDIEQVAGVPANFPMIDDRDITVAKAYNMLPADHDLPAEGRTPAHSATVRSVFIIGPDRKVRLTMTYPMSVGRNFAEILRALDAVRKTDGVPLATPADWVPGQDVIVALALDDNAAEERYGPLDIKLPYLRFAKDPV, from the coding sequence ATGTCCCTGCGCATCAACGACATTGCCCCCGATTTCACCGCCCCCTCGACCGAGGGAGAGATCCGGTTCCATGACTGGCTGGGCGACAGCTATGCCGTCATCTTCAGCCATCCGCGCGATTTCACGCCGGTCTGCACGACCGAGTTCGGCGCCGTGGCGCAACTGATCCCAGAATTCGAGAAGCGGGGCACCAAGGTTCTTGGCGTGTCGGTCGATTCGGTGGAAGACCACGGCAAATGGAAGCGCGACATCGAACAGGTCGCCGGCGTTCCCGCCAACTTTCCGATGATCGACGACCGCGACATCACGGTGGCCAAGGCATACAATATGCTGCCCGCTGACCACGACCTGCCGGCCGAGGGCCGCACGCCTGCCCATTCGGCGACCGTGCGCAGCGTTTTCATCATCGGCCCCGACAGGAAAGTCCGGCTGACCATGACATACCCCATGTCCGTGGGCCGCAATTTCGCGGAAATCCTGCGCGCGCTCGATGCGGTGCGCAAGACCGACGGCGTCCCCCTCGCCACACCCGCCGACTGGGTGCCGGGCCAAGACGTGATCGTAGCCCTGGCCTTGGACGACAACGCGGCCGAGGAACGCTATGGCCCTTTGGATATCAAGCTGCCCTATCTGCGGTTTGCGAAGGATCCGGTGTGA
- the rpsO gene encoding 30S ribosomal protein S15, which translates to MSITVEEKARVIKEFGTAAGDTGSPEVQVAILSSRIATLTEHFKAHKKDNHSRRGLLMMVAQRRKLLDYLKKKDEARYTDLIGKLGLRR; encoded by the coding sequence ATGTCGATCACCGTTGAAGAAAAAGCCCGCGTCATCAAGGAATTCGGCACCGCCGCAGGCGATACCGGTTCGCCCGAGGTGCAGGTCGCGATCCTGTCGTCGCGCATCGCTACCCTGACCGAGCATTTCAAGGCCCACAAGAAAGACAACCATTCGCGTCGTGGTCTGTTGATGATGGTCGCACAGCGCCGCAAGCTGCTGGACTATCTGAAGAAGAAGGACGAAGCCCGCTATACCGACCTGATCGGCAAGCTGGGCCTGCGCCGCTGA
- a CDS encoding SPFH domain-containing protein → MDDLPGLIGQNLALIVLAVVILMAVASAVKIVPQSEKYVVERFGRLHSVLGPGINLTVPFLDRVAHRISVLERQLPTNSQDAITADNVLVQVETSVFYRIIEPEKTVYRIRDIDAAIATTVAGIVRSEIGTMELDGVQSNRAQLITRIRESLANVVDDWGIEVTRAEILDVNLDQATRAAMLQQLNAERARRAQVTEAEGKRRAVELAADGDLYAAEQLAKAKRVLADAEAYATAAIAEAISRNGLEAAQYQVALKQVEALTDIGKGQGKQVVLVPAAALDAFTDAFGLLRGRSS, encoded by the coding sequence ATGGACGACCTGCCCGGCCTGATCGGCCAGAACCTTGCATTGATCGTCTTGGCCGTTGTCATCCTGATGGCCGTGGCCTCGGCCGTGAAGATCGTTCCGCAATCCGAGAAATACGTGGTCGAACGCTTTGGCCGGCTGCATTCGGTGCTTGGACCTGGGATCAACCTCACCGTGCCCTTCCTGGACCGGGTGGCGCATCGCATTTCCGTCCTGGAACGGCAGTTGCCCACGAACAGCCAGGACGCCATCACCGCCGACAACGTGCTGGTGCAGGTGGAAACCAGCGTCTTTTATCGCATCATCGAACCCGAAAAGACCGTTTACCGCATCCGCGACATCGACGCGGCCATCGCCACCACCGTCGCGGGCATCGTGCGGTCGGAAATCGGCACGATGGAACTGGACGGGGTCCAGTCGAACCGCGCGCAACTGATCACCCGGATCCGCGAATCGCTGGCCAACGTCGTGGACGACTGGGGGATCGAGGTCACGCGGGCCGAGATCCTGGACGTGAACCTGGACCAGGCCACCCGCGCCGCCATGCTGCAACAACTGAACGCCGAACGCGCCCGCCGCGCCCAGGTGACCGAGGCCGAGGGAAAGCGCCGGGCCGTCGAATTGGCCGCGGACGGCGACCTCTATGCCGCCGAACAGCTTGCCAAGGCCAAGCGCGTGCTGGCCGATGCAGAGGCCTATGCCACCGCCGCCATTGCCGAGGCAATTTCCCGGAACGGGCTCGAGGCCGCGCAATACCAGGTGGCGCTGAAGCAGGTCGAAGCCCTGACCGACATCGGCAAGGGCCAGGGCAAGCAGGTCGTGCTGGTGCCCGCCGCCGCCCTGGATGCCTTTACCGACGCCTTTGGCCTGCTGCGTGGGCGGTCGTCGTGA
- a CDS encoding glycosyltransferase family 32 protein yields the protein MMWRDAHEILPTQGILRDRRSGSPAPHADLFRYALLEQTDMIWVDLDVIALRPFDGNSPWIFGHEDETTVNNAVLRLPKDSRTLRLLRQFHPGTRGIPPFMSGFRRLKYRVRTLGRGMPIDRWPWGSTGPRGLTHFLRVTGEICHARPVSTFYAIPQREAARFLIPDGVTMSDLPKDAWAVHLWAKDLRCELDRRHGGKVPERSFLGRVLGGAL from the coding sequence GTGATGTGGCGGGACGCACACGAGATCCTTCCCACCCAAGGGATCTTGAGGGACCGACGGTCCGGCAGCCCAGCGCCGCATGCCGACCTGTTTCGCTATGCTCTGCTTGAACAGACCGACATGATCTGGGTGGACCTCGACGTCATCGCCTTGCGCCCCTTTGATGGCAATTCCCCCTGGATTTTTGGACACGAGGACGAAACAACGGTGAACAACGCCGTTCTGCGCCTTCCGAAGGACAGTCGGACCCTGCGCCTGCTACGGCAGTTCCATCCCGGGACAAGGGGCATTCCGCCCTTCATGTCTGGCTTTCGGAGGCTCAAGTACCGAGTGCGGACCCTCGGGCGCGGAATGCCGATAGACCGCTGGCCGTGGGGATCAACCGGGCCGCGTGGGCTGACGCATTTTCTGCGGGTGACGGGCGAGATCTGCCACGCGCGTCCTGTTTCCACCTTTTATGCGATCCCCCAACGCGAGGCTGCGCGCTTTCTGATTCCCGACGGCGTGACCATGTCGGATCTTCCGAAGGATGCCTGGGCCGTGCATCTGTGGGCCAAGGATCTGCGGTGCGAACTGGACAGGCGGCATGGGGGCAAGGTGCCCGAGCGGAGCTTTCTGGGCCGGGTGCTCGGGGGGGCATTGTGA
- a CDS encoding NfeD family protein: protein MMNGWWWLIAGLVLAGIELLVPGWAFMGLAASVGLMGVLMLTGLWTAGLPVTLVVTALLSAAAWMLFRRLWPTSQGSRRVWDRDINE, encoded by the coding sequence GTGATGAATGGCTGGTGGTGGCTGATCGCGGGCCTTGTGCTGGCGGGAATCGAACTGCTGGTGCCGGGCTGGGCCTTCATGGGGCTTGCGGCATCCGTTGGGCTGATGGGGGTTTTGATGCTGACCGGGCTGTGGACGGCGGGGCTGCCGGTAACGCTTGTCGTCACCGCGCTGTTGTCGGCGGCGGCCTGGATGCTGTTCCGGCGCTTGTGGCCGACCAGCCAGGGCAGCAGGCGCGTCTGGGACCGCGACATCAACGAGTGA
- the pnp gene encoding polyribonucleotide nucleotidyltransferase, producing the protein MFDEVKKSIQWGQETLTLETGKVARQADGTVIATLGETSVMANVTFAKEPKPGQDFFPLTVHYQEKYYAAGKIPGGFFKREARPTEKETLTARLIDRPCRPLFAPGFKNETLVMCTVLSHDLVNDPDIVAMIAASAALTLSGVPFMGPIGAARVGFANGAYVLNPEVQDMDQLRSNPEQRLDLVVAGTKDAVMMVESEAYELTEEEMLGAVKFGHEQMQPVIDLIIDLAEAAAKEPFNFQSPDYSALSARVKELGETGMRAAYGIIDKAERRDAIQAVREKIVAELSEGELADPNLGSALKKLESGILRGDIINGGARIDGRDTRTVRAIDSEVGILPRTHGSALFTRGETQALVVTTLGTGDDEQIIDALHGNFRSNFLLHYNFPPYSVGEVGRVGSPGRREIGHGKLAWRALQAVLPAPTDFPYTIRLVSEITESNGSSSMASVCGGSLAMMDAGVPLKSPVAGVAMGLILEDDKWAVLTDILGDEDHLGDMDFKVAGTADGITSLQMDIKVAGITPVIMEQALAQAKDGRLHILAEMAKALTEGRREFSAHAPRIETMQIPTDKIREVIGSGGKVIREIVEVSGAKVDINDDGTIKIASANADSIKKAYDMIYSIVAEPEEGKIYTGKVVKLVDFGAFVNFFGKRDGLVHVSQIASKRLNHPNEILKEGQEVKVKLLGFDDRGKVRLGMKMVDQETGQEITEAKEETAEG; encoded by the coding sequence ATGTTTGATGAAGTGAAGAAATCCATCCAGTGGGGCCAGGAAACGCTCACGCTGGAAACGGGCAAGGTTGCCCGTCAGGCCGACGGCACGGTCATCGCCACCCTGGGCGAGACCAGCGTCATGGCCAACGTGACCTTCGCGAAAGAACCAAAGCCCGGGCAGGATTTCTTCCCGCTGACGGTTCACTATCAGGAAAAATATTATGCCGCCGGCAAGATCCCGGGCGGTTTCTTCAAGCGCGAGGCGCGGCCGACCGAAAAAGAGACGCTGACCGCGCGGCTGATCGACCGTCCCTGCCGCCCGCTGTTCGCACCCGGCTTCAAGAACGAAACGCTGGTGATGTGCACCGTGCTGTCGCATGACCTGGTCAACGATCCCGACATCGTGGCCATGATCGCGGCATCCGCTGCGCTGACCCTGTCGGGCGTGCCCTTCATGGGTCCGATCGGCGCGGCGCGCGTGGGCTTTGCCAATGGCGCCTATGTGCTGAACCCCGAGGTTCAGGACATGGACCAGCTGCGGTCCAATCCCGAGCAGCGCCTGGATCTGGTTGTCGCCGGCACCAAGGACGCCGTGATGATGGTCGAATCGGAAGCCTATGAGCTGACCGAGGAAGAAATGCTGGGCGCCGTCAAGTTCGGCCACGAGCAGATGCAGCCCGTGATCGACCTGATCATCGACCTGGCCGAGGCTGCGGCCAAGGAACCCTTCAATTTCCAGTCGCCCGACTACAGCGCGCTTTCCGCCCGCGTGAAGGAACTGGGCGAAACCGGGATGCGCGCGGCTTACGGCATCATCGACAAGGCCGAGCGCCGCGACGCCATCCAGGCTGTGCGCGAAAAGATCGTGGCCGAACTGTCCGAAGGCGAACTGGCCGATCCGAACCTGGGTTCGGCGCTGAAAAAGCTGGAATCGGGCATCCTGCGCGGTGACATCATCAACGGCGGCGCCCGCATCGACGGCCGCGACACCCGCACCGTCCGCGCCATCGACAGCGAAGTGGGCATCCTGCCCCGCACGCATGGCTCCGCGCTGTTCACGCGTGGCGAAACCCAGGCCCTGGTCGTGACCACACTGGGCACCGGTGACGACGAACAGATCATCGACGCGCTGCACGGCAATTTCCGGTCGAACTTCCTGCTGCATTACAACTTCCCCCCCTATTCGGTGGGCGAGGTTGGCCGTGTCGGTTCGCCGGGCCGTCGCGAGATCGGCCATGGCAAGCTGGCCTGGCGCGCGCTGCAGGCGGTTCTGCCCGCGCCCACGGACTTTCCCTATACCATCCGCCTGGTGTCCGAGATCACGGAGTCCAACGGATCAAGCTCGATGGCGTCGGTTTGCGGCGGATCGCTGGCCATGATGGACGCGGGCGTGCCGCTGAAATCGCCGGTGGCGGGTGTGGCCATGGGCCTGATCCTGGAGGACGACAAATGGGCCGTCCTGACCGACATCCTGGGGGATGAGGATCACCTGGGCGACATGGACTTCAAGGTCGCAGGCACCGCCGACGGCATCACCTCCTTGCAGATGGACATCAAGGTCGCGGGCATCACCCCGGTGATCATGGAACAGGCCCTGGCCCAGGCCAAGGACGGCCGCCTGCACATCCTGGCCGAGATGGCCAAGGCCCTGACCGAAGGCCGGCGCGAGTTCAGTGCCCATGCCCCGCGGATCGAGACGATGCAGATCCCCACGGACAAGATCCGCGAAGTGATCGGCTCGGGCGGCAAGGTCATCCGCGAGATCGTCGAAGTGTCGGGTGCCAAGGTCGATATCAACGACGACGGCACCATCAAGATTGCTTCGGCCAATGCCGATTCGATCAAGAAGGCCTATGACATGATCTATTCGATCGTGGCCGAGCCGGAAGAAGGCAAGATCTACACCGGCAAGGTCGTCAAGCTGGTCGATTTCGGCGCCTTCGTGAACTTCTTCGGCAAGCGCGACGGCCTGGTCCATGTGTCCCAGATCGCCTCCAAGCGCCTGAACCACCCGAACGAGATCCTGAAGGAAGGCCAAGAGGTCAAGGTCAAGCTGCTGGGCTTTGACGACCGCGGCAAGGTCCGCCTTGGCATGAAGATGGTCGACCAGGAAACCGGCCAGGAGATCACCGAAGCCAAGGAAGAAACAGCCGAGGGCTGA
- a CDS encoding glycosyltransferase family 25 protein — translation MIDFPVYLINLDDSTERLRSAAGQLDRAGLAFERVPAFDGRTRPAGQFPGHDPDAARRRLGRPMRGGEIGCYLSHLDCLDHFLRTGSELCLVLEDDVLLDAAFVAGLEGLLDWLGPRRENWDIVHLAPVRHKIFTPLGALGAGHGLTHAHYFPMTTTALLWTRTGAQAFVAQNRAIMAPIDMQMRHWLARRDRGLAVWPPLAATTGADSEIASHSQPKRSSGGRHPLYPLIRQVRMAGDRLWAMRHKWQGKAGQPR, via the coding sequence GTGATCGATTTCCCCGTCTATCTGATTAACCTCGACGATTCGACCGAACGCCTGCGGTCGGCGGCCGGACAGCTTGACCGCGCCGGTCTGGCTTTCGAACGCGTGCCGGCCTTTGACGGGCGCACGCGTCCGGCCGGCCAGTTTCCCGGCCACGATCCGGACGCCGCGCGCCGCCGACTTGGCCGCCCGATGCGGGGCGGGGAAATCGGCTGCTATCTGAGCCATCTCGACTGCTTGGACCATTTTCTGCGCACCGGATCAGAGTTGTGCCTGGTGCTCGAGGACGATGTCCTGCTGGACGCGGCCTTTGTGGCTGGCCTTGAGGGCTTGCTGGACTGGCTCGGACCCCGGCGCGAAAACTGGGACATCGTTCATCTGGCACCGGTCCGACACAAGATCTTCACGCCGCTGGGGGCCCTGGGCGCGGGACACGGCCTGACCCATGCGCATTACTTTCCGATGACGACAACCGCCCTGCTGTGGACCCGGACGGGGGCACAGGCCTTTGTTGCGCAGAACCGCGCGATCATGGCACCCATCGACATGCAGATGCGCCACTGGCTGGCGCGACGCGATCGCGGCTTGGCGGTCTGGCCGCCCCTGGCTGCAACGACCGGGGCGGACAGCGAGATCGCGTCGCATTCGCAGCCCAAGCGATCCTCCGGCGGTCGGCACCCTCTTTACCCACTGATCCGGCAGGTGCGCATGGCCGGGGATAGGTTATGGGCAATGCGGCACAAGTGGCAGGGAAAGGCGGGGCAGCCGCGATGA
- a CDS encoding N-formylglutamate amidohydrolase, giving the protein MTESDLPVLIDRPDRWASGVIFGSPHSGRAYPDWFLEGTKLPPETLRSSEDAFVDRLIACAPSFGAVTIRAQVPRAIVDLNRAPDEIDPLVVRGVPRHPLNQRTLAGLGVIPRVVSQGRAILERPIDRAEAERRIDAYWRPYHQALASLIAEARSRFGQAILIDMHSMPHDALNHLHGARPDMVLGNRHGLSAAAHVSDAIVTAIEAEGWRIRRNSPFAGAYICSAYGRPGANVHVVQLEIDRALYMDEKAIVPHDGFDDVAVRMARVIRKLSVLDADGRPDAAIAAE; this is encoded by the coding sequence GTGACTGAATCCGACCTGCCTGTCCTGATCGACCGGCCCGATCGCTGGGCCAGCGGCGTCATTTTCGGATCGCCTCATTCGGGCCGGGCCTATCCCGATTGGTTCCTGGAAGGCACGAAGCTGCCCCCTGAAACATTGCGGTCGTCCGAGGATGCCTTCGTGGACCGCCTGATCGCCTGCGCCCCGTCGTTTGGCGCGGTCACGATTCGCGCGCAGGTTCCCCGCGCCATCGTGGATCTGAACCGCGCCCCGGACGAGATCGACCCCCTGGTGGTTCGCGGCGTGCCGCGCCATCCGCTGAACCAGCGGACGCTGGCGGGCCTGGGGGTAATCCCCCGCGTCGTGTCCCAAGGCCGCGCCATCCTGGAACGCCCCATCGACCGGGCCGAGGCCGAACGGCGCATCGATGCCTATTGGCGCCCTTATCACCAGGCCCTGGCCAGCCTGATCGCCGAGGCGCGGTCGCGGTTCGGCCAGGCGATCCTGATCGACATGCATTCCATGCCGCATGACGCGCTGAACCACCTGCACGGCGCGCGCCCCGACATGGTGCTGGGCAACCGCCACGGGCTGTCCGCCGCCGCGCACGTGTCCGACGCCATTGTCACGGCGATCGAGGCCGAAGGCTGGCGCATCCGGCGCAATTCGCCCTTTGCCGGCGCCTATATCTGTTCGGCCTATGGCCGCCCCGGCGCGAACGTCCATGTCGTGCAACTGGAAATCGACCGGGCGCTTTACATGGACGAAAAGGCCATCGTGCCGCATGACGGGTTCGACGATGTCGCGGTCCGCATGGCACGGGTGATTCGCAAGCTGTCGGTGCTGGATGCCGACGGCCGGCCCGACGCCGCGATCGCCGCAGAATAA